TTTTCGCATATCAAAGATATCCTTTGTGGCACCTGAGATTGTTGTCTTTGTTGATTTACCTAAATATACTGCATTAGCTCCCATATTCACAACAGGTACAATATTTTTAACATCTATTAGATTATTCCTCATCAATTCAACATCTCTAAAATTCAATTTAGTAGTAGGGACATAATCAGTCTTTCCTTTGCCTACAACCCTTACCTTTGCAGGCTCCACTACAATCAATTCGGGTCCAAATTTCTCAAGTAGTTCTTTAGTATTCTCCATTGTAGATCTTGAGATATTATTAACAGAGATTAGCATAGCTATCCCTGAAAGGACTCCTAAAATAGAAAGGGCTGTTCTTTGTTTATGAACAAGTAACATCTTTATTGCAATCTCAAAGAATAGTCTAACCCTTTTCATTACTGTCCCTTAATAGCCTTTATTGGGTCAATATTTGATACCACAATAGCAGGCCTTATACCAGATAAGAGACCCACTATAAAACTCAAAAGAATTGCTGAAAGTATAACCTTATAAGATATATAAATAATCATATTGCCAACATGCTCTAATATATAGCCTCCTAGCACACTCCACAATATACCCAATATTCCGCCAATAAATGTAATAACTATTATCTCTGCTAAAAAAAACAGGGCAATATCTTTCTTAGTTGCTCCAAAAGCAGATTTTATACCTATATCTTTATTTCTCTGTTTTATACTTATATATGTTAGGTTAGCCACAATAAAG
This Deferribacterota bacterium DNA region includes the following protein-coding sequences:
- a CDS encoding ABC transporter permease translates to MKRVRLFFEIAIKMLLVHKQRTALSILGVLSGIAMLISVNNISRSTMENTKELLEKFGPELIVVEPAKVRVVGKGKTDYVPTTKLNFRDVELMRNNLIDVKNIVPVVNMGANAVYLGKSTKTTISGATKDIFDMRK